The nucleotide sequence TTGGTCTCTGGCACGGTGAGATGCCTCAAGAAAATCCTCAATCAGGTCTAATGAGATCAAGGACTGACTGAACACAAgcctaaaacataaaaatggatTTGATTAGATATGATCACCAGTCAGAATACTGACAGAACCCCTtacagtgtatttgtgtttaaatttgtttcagtCCAGATGATAACTGACACTTTATCCCCCAGGTCTTCAGCCATTCTGAGGATCTCAAACAACAGCACCATCTTCCCTGAGTGTTCAGGGATCTTGGTGTCCGCTTCAGTCAGAAAATGCTTGTACCAGTCTTCATATGGACTCTGAGGCCTGGGGCTGTGGGTTGCTTTCTCTCCTACACATAatataacacaaaacaaactataTTAGCATCCAGGTTGCCGAGTTAGCATATTAGTGACCCATGGTGCTTATATACCTTCCACTGCCGGGACATCTTTGGATACATCAACAGTAAGCAATGTGCAGTCATTGGGGTTATTCCCGTCTTTTTCATTGTTGGATCTCAGTCTACTTCTCCCggcagaaaagaaagaaatgtaaattataaaatCAGGTTGAGAAGTGGGTAGAAGTACCTGCTACTCTCTGTTTGTTTaacttttataatttaattattaaaaaaagtatttactgcCATTAGTCTGTATACAATACCTAGTCTATGACATGTTTTCCATATTTATTGCagagttgcagttaaactgtaTATAAAGCtgtttacagtacatgaatTTCCTTTGATATCACTAGAGAAACCCCGACCTAACTGAACATAGCTTCCAAACAGACAGTAAAGGTCCCAAAGTCTGTTTTAATAAACCAGGATTGGTGCAGATGAGAAACAAATGATCTGACAGTAACATGTTGAGTGTGAAATTATCGTAGTAGACCTTACTTCTCAGACAgaatattttcttcatttctcaGCAGAGCAGCTCCTTTCACTTGATTCTTCTTTTCAAAATGTCCCTGTATAAAAATCCACTGAAGtgtgaaataaaatttttaacatTCAACATTATCTCAGGCATGAATGTGTGCTCGAGgtaccttgttttttttcctgatgtAGTTTAGCTCAAGGCACCAAGGATGAGTCCAAATTCGGCTCAGTACCTGAAAGTCCTTAAACAGATTTGCTCCAGTCCTGTGCGCTGCTCTGGTCTTCATGAAACCCACACCTGGTAAAACAAGCATGATTATACTTTAGATGGTTGAACGCAAATTTGAATGAAATcaccaaaacaaaatgacacgATGTATTTATAATTCTTGAGAAGGAACATAAATACATGCCTTGATGAATCAGTGAAACGAGTGACTTCATTAAGTCTTAATTTTATTAGAATTATCTCTATACATAGTTCCTTATAGTACATATCTAGGGACTCCTATATTTTTCTATAAATTAACTACAACATGGAGGAAAGTAGTCACTAAATACATAGATTTCAGTTAAGTTGTCACagcaaataaatcatttaatacTTCTTAATGGAAATCACAAAAGATAGGTGTGGTCTCTTATTTAGTTTGAGTTTCTTTACATCTTACCAGTGACATGGTTTAGGTAGTACTGGTACAACTTATACTGAAGAGGGGAAACCCTCACAGCCAGCACATACTCATGTTTGCGAGGAAGAAACTGGGTCAACTCTGAGTAATCTCTTCTCTGGAAAGAAAGATAAACAAACTGTTGTAAGAGTTGGAATAGAAAACCACACTGTACTGAAACTGTGCATCTGGCAATATTGTTTGTTTACCTGCACACAACCAGCCAACATAGCATGAAGTACATGAGCTCGGTTCTTCATGATTCGGACGTCTTTCAGCGTGGAGTCCGCACACTGGCCATTTGCTATAGGGTTGATAAAGCGGTTTCGAAACTCACTCAGTGAGCCCAAAAGATTTCTCTTGATGAAACTGACCATGCAGTGATCTGTGTGAACACGATATgctacataaatatttttaaatgaaatatacatacacacattcattttttactCTATAAGATTTGCAATGTTAGTAAATGTAACAGTTTGTTACTGGTCTCACTTAAACATTCATTATGTAGGTTAACATATTTCAGTGAACAAAGCTTTCTCCAAATGCCAATAGGCcattttatatgtaaatatgacTAACAGTGAACCAAGATTCAGCTGTGCTGCATTTTCAACAAATACTCAGGaagtagaaaaaagaaatgcataaaaaaatctgtcaacagctaattgaaaaaaaaatcacattggttcaacaacaaaaaaatctgccCTCCTTTGATACATCAAATATGATGTTGCAGTGCAGACTTACACTCAACCAGGTTATTTTGCAATGGTGTGCCAGTCAGGATCACTCTACGTTGGGTCTTAATGGCATTCATAGCTTTGGAGATATTTGATGAGACGTTGCGCAGGATGTGCCCCTCATCACAAACCACAAAGTCCGCACCTAAAGAAAATCAGTtacagatcacaatcaattagctGAGGAAAGGAATGACAcaaaagttttacaaatgaTTATTCTACAAAGTTACTGTACCTGGATCCACCAGTATGCTCTGTAACTCTTTCTTGCACCCCTCATCATTGATTTTCTGCCCTAGGGACAGCATGCGGTACATCTCATAACCCATTATCATAacacctccatctctctgccACCTCTGCAGAGCTCTTAGTCTTTCGGAAAAGTTCTTTTTTGTAGCCAGTTCCGTAACCTGTAACATGTTGAGCCAATAACGACAAATGGACATGTGTTTGAGCACATCTGAAGCATAAAAATGTACTATCGTTTATTTATGATTTACCACATTGCGTGTGTTGAATACCTTGACTTTATCCTCTCCCATGTTGTCCTGCCATTTCTTGAACTCGCTGATCCAATTGAGGATGGTGTTAAGTGGACACACAACTAGGGCAGTTTTAAATTTCAAGTTTGTTGAAAGCAGCACCGTGTGGAGGAACGTTACCACCTATAGATGATCAAGAAAGTTAAGGACACTGTCCATCTCTTATGTGATCATCATGTCCAATTTTGATGTGACTTATAAGAAAGTAAAGTAACTCTAAATGGTTGGGTATTCATTGtctaataaaagcaaacaataaTACTACTGGTGCATGTGTATGTCTTCACCTGCAGAGTCTTCCCCAGGCCCATGCAGTGTGCCAGTATACACCCTGAACCAGAAGAAGAGTTGGCCTTCTTCACAGATTCACAACAACTGTCCCAAATAAATTGAACACCTGTAGGAGAATAAAGAGTAAAGCTTTGGCTGAACACAAAAATGTACTGAAGTGTGGAAATGCACCACTAATAGCACAGGCTACAGGTAACTAATTAAATAATGTtagtttttccatttacatACCTTTACTGTGTATAATATTAAAGCAACATTAGTAAAAAGAGCACAAACTAACCATCCACCTGGTGAGGCTTCAGCCTCGTCACCAGGTTACTGTGCACCTGAACAAGAGGCTCCTTGGTCTCCTCATCCTGATCTAGGATCAGCTTGGTGGTGATTGGACACACTACTTGAGACAGCTCATCCTCTATAACTTTTATCTGAAAAGTGAAGCCGATAACGAGAGTCAGCATTTTGTCCTTTTGCTCCTTCTTTTAGAAAACATCCTATCAGAAGTGCCATTGTGCAATAAAACCTTTATGTATTGTGTATTCATCATTAGGCACAGAGTATCTTAAGAGCAGGCCTAGCAGTAGAAAGCTGAACATTAATCTACTgtaaagtttaagtttaagaGTTGATTAGCCTGTTTGGCTTGCGGTGTATGCAGTACCTCTCGCCTGTCCTCCATCTGCTGCTCCCTGGTTGCCAACCGTTTgcatctctcctcctcctctctcagaGCTTCCTGGGTCTCAGCACAAAGACTCACATCGTCCAGTATTTTGCGGATCTTTTTGCGTCCTTTGGGAGTTCCCTTGCTATCACTGATGCTCTCATCTTCCAACTCTTGGTCACTCTTCACAAAAAGTTCCATCAAGCAATATGACAATTATACATCAAAGACAActcaatttttaaattattagagAAGGGCAGATACAGATCGGGTTGGTAAACAACTACCTTTTCATTGCTGGAATCAGACAACCAAATACAGGGCACTTGTTTTGTCTGTTCATAACCATCTTGTGATTTGTTAAGTAAGCTGGAGCTagaaaggaggaaagagaaattaaatttcaTGTATTACACCTACTCAGTATACACTGAAGTCTGTATAAAGAACAGTATATGTACACAACAGTAAGTTGTGTATACAGAGTATTCATAACTCTGAACTTGGATGTTaacaatgcaaatgcaaattattttatcGGAAACAAATTAAACCTAATTTTTAGACATTTATCAATAATATTATGTTAAGGTTCTAGTCTGCATCCCATTATAGCCATTCCAATGTAAGTTGATGCAAAAATAACTATAtcaatgcaaaagtttgcattccatTTATACTTttgtgttgatggaaaaaatgtttttgttttactctttttatttcaaataggAGGATGCATTTAACTCTATAATCAACACCCTACAGTCTAAAGCAACCTCATATTGTgccataatttaaattaaaatctggATCAGGTCTCGACAATTCAGTACGTCCAcctctttttttcaaattattttctcatatatatacatatcaatttagttagttagttagttatatTACATCTTAAAAAAGATGGCATTCATGAATGAAACCCTAAATTTGTATCAATTAAAACCCACCTGCATCTTGACTCAGTAAACTAAGGGGGGATTTGCTGGTATACCGTCTTGTCAAGCATTTTGTGAGATATTGCTAACAGACATGACCAAGTCCCTTTGCTGAGGTTGTAAACCTCGCTTACTTGTGCTATTATTACGCAGTTTCATTAGTTGCCATTATTCAATCGCTGCTACTTGTAGCATGtataacaaaatcaaaatcaaaatcaaaatttgaaagaATTCAAATTGTACTActttgctgttgttgaaatatAGTGTACCTTTGGCTCTTTTTTTCACTAGCCTCATCCTCTGACTGACTTAGCTCCTCACTCATCCCAAGGTTATCCAGCGCAGACTCAACACTCTCACTCTCATGGTCAGCttgacaaaaatcaaaacagacaTTAGAGAAAGGTAGGTATTCCCTGTTCAGGCAGACTAGGTGTATAATGTTAGAGGTGTCCTTACAGTTCAGGTGTTTGCTGCTGGCTCTTGTCTTACTCTTGCACTTTCCTACTTCATTCTGCGATGTTTTCTCTTCTAAGGTTAGTTTGAGACGAAGAAGATGGTGCCTCAAGTTGGGACCATCAGACATGGCGTCAGACGAATTTGAAGCAACATCTTCTTCTGCAGCAAAAATATGTTATATTATCATCTCTCCTTGTGTTATCCACAAAATACAACTGATTAAAAGTACAAAGATCCAATTCAGTTGTTGACTTATTAAGACTAAAATCAGAAATTAACACTTGTGCttataaaaaaaagatgcacaagaaaaaaaaagtgttaaatctAAATAgtgctaatttaaaaaaaataaaattacttacCGCTGTCATCTGTTCCATTATCTTCATTGTCTTGATTGAACTCCCTGTCACCCTCCGACTCAGACTCATCTTGTGTTTCCTCATCCGACGAGATATCATCACTGGAGTAGTTGGCTTTGATTTGGGCCAATAGCATTTTCTTAGCGATTCTTtcaaaaggtagaaaagaaggaaaaggtGCCTGAAGTTCATTTAATCATCAGTTACATTATCTTCAGCTTGATATTGTTATACTTGTTACAAGGCAAGATCAAAATCTCTTTAATGACAGTtgaatataatatttaacaaaaataattcttGAAGTGCTGATTAGGTGCCAAAAATCTATGAGCTGTTGAAATCTTTGTAGTGAGTCACTTCTTGTCAAACATTTTGTGTCAAAACCTAAACCTCTACTAGTCAAGTCACGGACCAATTAAAATAAACGGTCTCAAAGTCATATTTACTATAACCGCAGGGGGGGGGGAAATGAGATAACAAGGAGACGGAGACTTTTTGAGTAAGAATTTATTACAACAAACATGTATTCTtcacaaaaatcaaaacagagggacattctaaatgtttttcttcttttgggaACAGGGACGGATTACTTTTTTCCTACATAGATTTTTGCTTCCTCATGTCCAACAGGCATTTGTtcgtaaaaaaaaatatatatatatactgttgCGTAGTTCATCCAATCATGGCAGTTAGCAGTAAAGATATACATGCTTGTCTTAAAGATGGAGAATAATATGCTTACAGAAACAacaaattactaaaaaaaaagtgtgtaaataaatatgctGCACATAACGATAGTTCatgaaaacacttaaaaaaaaaaaagagcacctAAAGTTTTGTCTATCAGTCActcaatattaaatataatatttatatatatgccTTTTCTACATCTACCTATGCTCAATGCACAGTTCCTAGTGCAGGCTGACCTGTAACATCCTAAGATAATTGAGGATAAAAAGACTTATATGGGACATAAGGGCTGCACATACAGGACTGATCCTATAGTACAGGTCACTGAACTTAGGTCatttttactgaaattaaatgCAACATCTTGTGAGGCTTTGTTGCATTATAATTTATGAAGGTGCTTTAAGACAGCAGCAGTAACCGATCAGTATGAGTCTACGATGTAATTTACCAGGTTTCAACGAATATAGGGTCACATAGGAATTTGGCTTTGCTGCCATCAGTAATCAGATTGTGAGgttttcaaaacaaagtaaCAGTCATTTGTGTATTGCAGCGCACTAACTATAAAAAGTGTAAACTTTACATTTCTGCTGACCATTTACCTAAAGACAAATTTGTGATGTCGCTGCAGTTTAACCTTTACaaagggggaagaaaaaaaaaaaaacttagcaCCAATAGGAGGTGACAATGTCCGAGATTTAAGTGACTGCAGTCTAAAAGCACTGCATTCATTGTTGTACTGTCAGAAAATCCGACCTggaaaaaaatatcagaaacaCACATGGGTATCATTTAAAGGCGTAATGTAAATTTGGTCACTTTTTCATTATACTGATGTAGTTCTAAAGTCCACCATTAAATCTCAGATATACAATGTCTACATTAACATTAAGGAGCACTGAACTGGGAGCCTCGTTAACAAGCTAGTTTCTGTCAAGTGCGGTCTAAGTCTCAGCAAATTCATTGATCAGTTTAAGTTTATGAAGCTACAGTGTGCTTTAGAAAATGGTCAGCAGATATGTGTACTTTGTGCATAGAAAGTGGGGTAAATCATACTGAAATACTGTGATGGTTCTGAAGAACAATGCTTACGGTAAGGTCTGCAAAATTACCAAGACACTTGTGTCTTTGACAGAAATGTTTATCAAATGTGCTTTGAGTATGGATGCCCAGGGAGGACAGGACACACAATTACCAATTAAAGCATCTCACTggacacatacatacattatagCAAAAATACAATCAaggtttttctttctcagcTGGTCAGTTGCTCAAACATGATCtataagaaaacaaactgcatgtTGATGCAGCTTTTCAAAACTTTTTGCCACCAATAGCCTCAATGTAAGGAAACAATGGAATTTCTGAATGCAGGTAATTGGTGGATTTTCTTCTTTAGTTGTTTCCGTTTTACAGGTGTATCTTGTGTAACCTTTTGTAGAGGCTTTCTGGGTCAGAGGAAATCACATAACCTTCAATTTCAACACTGAGGTCTCTAAACACACCTTAATTTGTTCTTCAGACCCAGGCCCCAAGCAGTAATAACAGAATTGTATTATCCTCCACTATACTGGGGTTGAGTCACAAATCTCAGAGcccaaaatataaaactgtgtGTATGGAGACATACTACTAGAGATACAGTAGTGAAAAAGCTTTATAATTTGAATGTGCCAAGACATTAAAAGAATCTCTGTGAAAGCACCAATGTCAGTGAGAAAAGATTTTGGTAAATgacatgaatattaaaaaataaaagaaatctgaaaaataaatgtaaacttatTTATATAATACAACATATTTCTGTATGCAAACATATATGTTCACATGTGATAGCAGCACTGACCAGACACTTAATATTCAGACAAGATCTAAGGTCAGTGCTgcataagtgtgtgtttatacactAACAGCAAAAtgataatacaaataaacagacaGGAAAGCTGAATGACAGCTCCACCTATCGTAGTCCAATAGACTATACTGGCATTGAGATGATTTAGGGAAATCAGAGTTTTGATATGATAAGCCAGTAAGCCAGTAAAATACTTTGAGTGCCAGATGAATACATCGATCACATGCTCTAGCTTTATTCAGTCCTACAACAGAGCACTCACATCTAATGAGTGTCACCCTGCTGTAAAGCCTGATTTGGGGTGTGACTGTAGAGTGTCAGTGACCCAGCAGTGTTGTTATATAGTACCAGATTCTGGAGCTTCagtaataaacttttttttaatattatctaCTCCATTAGTAGCTTGCATGTCCTCCCAATCTTTCAAGAAAAGAAAGTACATGCCAGGTTATAACAAATCCTgagatttaaatatatttatatttaattttttcaaagtacAGTTATTCAGCAGACTGATATAATGCATGAACACCAGTATCTAACGCAGGAACATTTGTGAAACTGACATaactgtaatataataataataataataaaatcattattaaatatattttgtgacATCAAATTAGACTTTAAAGTTTACCTTTGTGCCACCCACCCCCAccaaaaaagcataaaaatgggAATAGAGTACATTTGCACAGCCATATATGTGATCAATTTAGGAATAATTTTAGAGCAGAAAATCACAAAAAGGATTTTCGAGGTGACAAATCTTATGCACATGTTTACACAACTTAGTCAGCCTTGCCTCCAGTATATTAACACAAAACATTGCTCAAAATTGAACAGtccatggaaaacaaaacaaaaacacttgttttaaatgtatttggtAAGTACATGTGCGTAATTTCTCTGGCAGGCAAAGCTTCAAACTTTATACTTCACCAGTAAATAAGAATATTTAAGTTAACACTCCTGCTCAGTGGAGGTACTTGTACATTCTGTAATAACAACAACGTACAATGCAATTCAAAACTCTTCAAATATGAAGGACTACCACTGAAAACATGCCTGTAATACATTAAAATTAGCTGTGAGGCAAAATAAGCGTCATCGTTGAAATGTATGATGGGACCTGTGCAAGCAAAAGTCGGTCGTTTGCCAAGTTTCCATACAATACAAGCTTAATTGCCAAGTATAGAATGCAAGTataagaaataataatacaaattagaTTTCAACTTGTTGAACACATATGTCTGGCATTTACATGTATACTGAGTTCTCCGTAAAACACAGAGAGCAGTGTGTTGCTTTTCCTTCAACAGCTTTTTCTAAACAAGCGTCAGTCTCACTGCTTCACACTGTGCCtcttaaaatgtgtatttgattGTTGGGGTTCTACTGCAGCTACGTTTTGGTCGTGTCTGAATAGACTGCAACTGAGTTTTAATGACATGGGTGTTGCTAGTTTTTGCACAGAGGTCAGGATTTGAAGTTGCAGCCTTTCGTCCACATCTAGGGTGTTTTACAAACTCTACATCTGGGCTTTTTGAACCATACCTATTTTCTggatcatcatcttcttctgctgctgctgcccatGAGGGCCCAGATTGCTCCTCATctcctgcaaaaacaaaagatgttattaaaattattaaaggacaaagacaaactacctcataaaaatgtatattgctGGTAGTAGTTAAAGgggttttttcctctccactgttgcctagggcttgctcaaggggggaattgttgggttctctctatacatctttatggtcttgactttattctgtaaagtgctttgagatgactttgttgtgaattggcactatataaataaaattgaattgaattgttactgtatatacagcATATTCACAGTGTAGCCTCTGTCTAacttaagaaaaacattttgtgcagaCAAATTCCCCACAGACACACTGTGCGTAAGACAACGGTTCCTTGATTAACTCTTGTAGCTGTCTTTGGTGGCCACCAAAACCTGAGGTTAATGCCTGGCTCTTCAGCTGCTGAATACACCATGATTTTCACCAGTTTGTTGCTCTGTGTTTATCTGCTGTTTGGTGCTGAGCAGGTAGTTTGTAGTGGAGTTTTTAAGCTTTcgtattttttttcagtgaacaaaaaaaatttcaggCCAATGAACAACACTGAACGGAAAATCTATAAAAAGTGCCCCATTTTCATTGATACTTATTGATACCATTGAAAATAGTGATTATAGTATGTGTAACAATTGCATGTGATGAAtaagatggaaaaaaatcaaattttcacTCCACATTCAAAAGAACCATTGTCATGGACCTTGAAAGATAATTCTAAATGGAAATCTCACCCGATGAGTGATGGAATGCTGCTGCCCCCAGTAAGGCCACATCTTCAGTGATGGGCTTCATCTTCTGTTCACTTCCGTCACTTCCCAAATCATCATCACGTTCATCTTCGCTTGAAGAGTATGATGACTCCATCTTTTCCTGACTAGACTTAGTCTTTGACTTCCCAGCCTGTATCCTACCCTGCTTTCTAGCCCCACTTTTCTCTTTTCGTTTGACAAGGTGAGGCTTCCCTATTGACCTCACCATATGAGagtgttgtatttttttctgtgagtcTTGATCATCACTAGAGGAATCGGTCCCACTTTCCCTTCGAGGTTTGACTCTTCTTTCACTTGAGTCAGACGTGGGAGAGCAGTCTAAAATCTTACGTTTGCAGCGTAAGGGCGTGTTCTTATTTAGCCAAAAGAGACATTTCTTGGCCACATTAGTTGATGCTTTTccatcatcctcatcactcTGGGGTTCATCAGAGCTATGTGTCATAGCTGCTCGCTCAAGCAGAGCAGAAGGGACTTCGTCCGAGTCCGAGTCGTCTCTTGCTCTGGTCagacttttttcttcattttttttggcTGGAACTGTAGTGGGAGTTTCCTCTGGGTCAGAGTCACAGTCGCTGTCTGCTACTGAAGAAGACATCTTCACTTTGACATCACTCGGTCGACGCAAAGGTGTCGTTTTCACACGAGGAGACCGTCTATTGCCTTGTTCTTCTTCTAAGTGTAGACATGCACTAGAgttattgttgctttttctgTCAGCTTTAGCACATatactctctctttcttttggtATATCTTTTCCATCTGACTTTGTATGCTTTATGGGGATGTCCTCCTCTATCTTCAAGGCATGAGAAAAAGGCTCCTGCTCCATAGGTACTGGTGTAAGTTTCACTActaatttttttgtcatgttgaCTCCACTTTGAGAGAGCTTCAGGCCAGTCTTTTgtgtcccctctctctcttcatgtGAATCTGAATCCATTTCATCCCTAGGGCAGATGTGTGATGTTATCCTCtctgtaaagccctttgagtcTGAGTCCTCATCTTCAAAATGTTCACCTGCCAGTTTCTGCAGGTCTTTCAAGCATCTTTCATCAGATACATCCAGCTCAGTGTCTGCTCCTGTTACTGCCTGTGTATCAAAGTCATCATTGAAGAACCTTTCCCAAAAGCTGAAAACATCCAAGTCACTAAATTCCTCCTTAAGGCTTTCCTCGAGTGCGATAAGTGATTTTCGCAGGCCTTTAACTACCGCCAGAAAAGACTTCAGATACAGCTGGCGAACACCAGTGGTTTGCTTGCTTGTTGTCACTGTATGAATAAAAttgacaaatgttttgtttaaggaGTTTGTGGAGTCCACTAAATGTTTGGCCTTTTTGGTAATGTCTTTGGAAATCTGCAGAGTGTTATAATTAAAGACCACGCTGCCATCCATGCCAGTGTGATCCCATTTATCCAAAGGAATGTTTTGTGGTAAGTGTGGCAGTGAATCATAAAGTCCAGATTTATCCAGCTCCCCTCGATTCCTCTTGCGCTGTTGCTGCCACAGTTGCTCCATGTTCTGGAGCACATTATTGCAGGCCATCACAAGGTCAAAAAGTGGTTCCGGGCTACAAACATAGCAGTACCATTTGCTCTCCAAGATGCCAGACAGCTCTTTCCTTCCCAAATTTCTA is from Channa argus isolate prfri chromosome 22, Channa argus male v1.0, whole genome shotgun sequence and encodes:
- the LOC137107636 gene encoding transcriptional regulator ATRX-like isoform X3, which codes for MCAAMLSNAPSKLNVLVNKLHEYIAHSSIEDSSGPPTSRDVDGLAKRRCSVGNVTAQTTTEVGVDTKNSRRKPSVVIKHSGLDESGDSNASEDIDLPVNANGHLDISRLPKGTVLVRPEPVDNGRDEFRGPEFRSRKANVLRKEFSRRRGGAEHMGIVSCTACGRQVNHFQRDSFYRHPVLKVLICKSCYKYYLSDDISKDGDGMDEQCRWCAEGGNLICCDYCSNAFCKKCILRNLGRKELSGILESKWYCYVCSPEPLFDLVMACNNVLQNMEQLWQQQRKRNRGELDKSGLYDSLPHLPQNIPLDKWDHTGMDGSVVFNYNTLQISKDITKKAKHLVDSTNSLNKTFVNFIHTVTTSKQTTGVRQLYLKSFLAVVKGLRKSLIALEESLKEEFSDLDVFSFWERFFNDDFDTQAVTGADTELDVSDERCLKDLQKLAGEHFEDEDSDSKGFTERITSHICPRDEMDSDSHEEREGTQKTGLKLSQSGVNMTKKLVVKLTPVPMEQEPFSHALKIEEDIPIKHTKSDGKDIPKERESICAKADRKSNNNSSACLHLEEEQGNRRSPRVKTTPLRRPSDVKVKMSSSVADSDCDSDPEETPTTVPAKKNEEKSLTRARDDSDSDEVPSALLERAAMTHSSDEPQSDEDDGKASTNVAKKCLFWLNKNTPLRCKRKILDCSPTSDSSERRVKPRRESGTDSSSDDQDSQKKIQHSHMVRSIGKPHLVKRKEKSGARKQGRIQAGKSKTKSSQEKMESSYSSSEDERDDDLGSDGSEQKMKPITEDVALLGAAAFHHSSGDEEQSGPSWAAAAEEDDDPENRIAKKMLLAQIKANYSSDDISSDEETQDESESEGDREFNQDNEDNGTDDSEEDVASNSSDAMSDGPNLRHHLLRLKLTLEEKTSQNEVGKCKSKTRASSKHLNSDHESESVESALDNLGMSEELSQSEDEASEKKSQSSSLLNKSQDGYEQTKQVPCIWLSDSSNEKSDQELEDESISDSKGTPKGRKKIRKILDDVSLCAETQEALREEEERCKRLATREQQMEDRREIKVIEDELSQVVCPITTKLILDQDEETKEPLVQVHSNLVTRLKPHQVDGVQFIWDSCCESVKKANSSSGSGCILAHCMGLGKTLQVVTFLHTVLLSTNLKFKTALVVCPLNTILNWISEFKKWQDNMGEDKVKVTELATKKNFSERLRALQRWQRDGGVMIMGYEMYRMLSLGQKINDEGCKKELQSILVDPGADFVVCDEGHILRNVSSNISKAMNAIKTQRRVILTGTPLQNNLVEYHCMVSFIKRNLLGSLSEFRNRFINPIANGQCADSTLKDVRIMKNRAHVLHAMLAGCVQRRDYSELTQFLPRKHEYVLAVRVSPLQYKLYQYYLNHVTGVGFMKTRAAHRTGANLFKDFQVLSRIWTHPWCLELNYIRKKNKGHFEKKNQVKGAALLRNEENILSEKSRLRSNNEKDGNNPNDCTLLTVDVSKDVPAVEGEKATHSPRPQSPYEDWYKHFLTEADTKIPEHSGKMVLLFEILRMAEDLGDKVLVFSQSLISLDLIEDFLEASHRARDQLSCKGSWIKDVDYYRLDGSTSAVLRKKWADEFNNADNIRGRLFIISTRAGSLGINLVSANRVIIFDASWNPSYDIQSIYRVYRFGQLKHVFVYRFLAQGTMEEKIYDRQVTKQSLSYRVVDQQQIERHFTLSELTELYNFEPDLLDDPNSKTSKRTTSVLPKDTVLARLLETCKKHIVSYHEHESLLDHKQEEELSEAERKAAWAEYEAESNTANTSGSLSHDTLNMKTNEQLLELLNKARANVSLAFHSLQGMMSYTIQDYMLKVRQQYPDLSDDHIKIKAQLWNMYDEKEQERRQALYRDALAQQQSLTLSIQTILSSRRNPALQMIVDSVNQLGQT